CTGGTCATTTGTATAAGAGTGGGCAGTTGTCATCATACCGCGTTTGATTCCGAACTTATCATGTAACACTTTCGCTAACGGCGCCAAGCTATTTGTTGTGCAAGAAGCATTAGAAATAATATGATGATTTGCCGGATCATATTTGTCATGGTTTACTCCCATAACAATAGTGATATCTTCATCAGAAGCCGGAGCAGAGATGATCACTTTTTTTGCACCTGCATCTAAATGTTTTGCAGCATCAGCGCGTTTTCTAAAACGTCCGGTAGATTCCACTACTACTTCAACACCCAGGTCTCCCCAGCCGAGTTGAGCAGGGTCGCGTTCAGCCAGCACCTTTACTTTTTTACCGCCGACTACTAAATTGTCTCCATCTACAGATACTTCTTGATCTAATCTTCCATGTACGGAATCATATTTTAAAAGGTGTGCAAGCATATTTGCATCTGTTAGATCGTTAACAGCAACTACCTCTACGTTAGGGTTATTTAATGCCGCACGAAAAACCATACGTCCAATTCTTCCAAAACCATTAATTCCAACTTTTATTGCCATGATTTTTCCTCCTAATAAATTGGTAAGGATGATATTTTTATATATTAAAGGTTTAACTCTTTTACCAACTGTTTTGCGACCCCTTCATCGGTAATTAAAATCGTCGATGACGGCGCTTGTTTCATGTAAGCACGAATTGCTTTAGCCTTTGAAGCTCCGCCTGCAACTGCAATGACATTATCAATAGTCGATAAATCAGCCAGCTGCAATCCAATCGTTGATACTTTATGGACAACCTCTCCGGCTTCATTAAAATAATAGCCGAAAGCCTCTCCCACCGCTTTCCGCTGTTTAATTAATTGTAAATCTTGTTCACTCGTTTTGCGGCGTTCCGCCATTGTAATGGCGTCTCCAATTCCATGCACTACCATGTTGGCTGATTTTATCAAACCGAGCACTTCATTAATTAAAGGATCTTTCATAATAGAAATGTACATTTCTTCGCTAACTTGATCAGGGACGTATAAAACACGGTGCCTTGTGCCTGTATTCTCTGCCATTTTTGCGCAAATGGTGTTGGCTTGGTTTTTTACATCTTCGCCAATTCCACCGCGGGCAGGCACAAACAAAATGTCTTTTTCACCAAAATCAGGCGTCAGCATGTCAGCAACTGTCGCCATGGTTGTTCCTCCGGTTACTGCGATGATATTCTTGCCTTCAAGCAATTTTCTCATGCAATTCGCACATGCCCGGCCAAGCTCGGTTTTGACCCATGGCGATTGATCGCTGTCACCAGAAACGATCACTACTTTTCGGATCTTTAACTGTTGTTGCAACTGTTTCTCAAGTTTGTCAATACCTATTACCCCTCTCATGATGCTTTCAAGTTTCTCAAGAAGATTTTTTCCATCAGCGGTCAAACTCATTCCAACACCGGTTACGGAAATTAAGTTTTGGTCTTTCAGAAACTCAACTTCTGAGCGCAAAACTCGTTCTGTCATCCCAAGGCTTATTGCCAGGCTTCTCCTGCCGACAGGCTGCATCAAATTTATATAATGCAGGATATGGTATCGTTTTTGCATAACATTGAGAAGATCAGGCAATAATCTTTTTTGAATATCAAGTAAAGAGTCCATGGGAACATTCTCCTTCACGAATAGGTTGGTCACAAAATGTCCCGGTGTGACATATTATGTCCCGCTTGTTGCAAAAAAAATCACCCCTGATTCATTTTCATTTTAACAGGAGCAAAAAGTAAATTCAACTTATTAATCTGATGTTTTTTCTTGTAAACGGTTAAATATGAACATTTTATCAACATGACCATATTGAACTGCTTCTCCGGCAATTTCAACAACAGGGATCATAAGGCCGTATTTTTCAGTCAGCGCATCGCTTTCGTCGATATCGACTTCCTCAAGTTCGAACGGATACTCATTTTGAATTTCCTGCAAAACACGTTTTGCTTTATCACATAACGGACATTTTTTTCTCGTATAAAAGACAATTTTTTGCACAATGATTCTCCTTTTCTATTCATACCTTTTCCTTTTGGATGAAGAAGGAATTCCGAGCCGGTCTCGATACTTTGCAACTGTGCGCCGGGAAACGATAATCCCTTCCCGATCTTCCAATATTTGAGCGATTTCCTGGTCCGAAAGGGGGTTTTGTTTATTTTCTTCGGCAATATATCGTGAAATCATGCTCTTCACTTGGCTCGACGATGCACTTTCATTTGAAACAGTTTGTATCGTACTCGTAAAAAACGATTTTAATTCTAACATTCCGTATGGTGTTTGGGCAAATTTTCCGCGCACAGCCCTGCTTACCGTTGATTCATGTATACCAAGCTCATCAGAAAGCTCCTTCATTGTCATCGGTTTTAAAAACTGTGGCCCTTTATGAAAAAAATCCTGCTGCTTTTCTGCAATTTTTAAGCCTACCTTTAAGAGAGTTTCTTTTCTTTGTTCAAGGCTTTTTATAAGCCAGTGATAATCCTGCTGCTTCTCCTGAAGAAAACGGCTCACTTCGGGGTTCTTATAGGTAACCAATTGTTTATAATACGTTTCATTAAAACGGACTTTTGGGACGGCATCATCGAAAACCTTAACGGCAAGATTATTCCCTTCCCTGTCAATAATTACATCCGGAATTATATAAGCCGGCTTTTCATGATGGAAGATCGCACCTGGTCTCGGATTTAACGATTGCAAGCAATCAAACACTCTTTGAATTTCTTTTATATCGACTTCAAGTTTCTTTGCTAAATCCTTCCATTTCTTGTCCGCAAACAAAAGAAAATATTCATCTACAATTTTTTCAGCTAACAGATCTTTTTGTTCTTTCTTTCTAAGTTGAATGAGAAGGCATTCTCTTAATGATCCGGCACCGATTCCGTCAGGCTCTAGATCTTGTAATAGATTAACACATAATTGCACTTCTGCGGAAGAAATTTGAAAGTGTGCCGATACTTCTTCCAAATCCGCTATTAAGTAACCGTTTTCATCAATGCATTGAATAAGATAGCTGATGACCTTTTTCTGACCTGGAGTCACTTCTTTCATGTTTAACTGTGAAAGCAAATATTCATCAAGCGCCACAACTTTTTCCCCTATTTGCTCTATCCAGTTTTTTTCGTCTTTGTCGATTTTTTTCCCTTTCGGTTTCCACCGGTCAACCTGGGGATCTATCGCTCTAATGTTGTTGTCTTCTATTTGCAAAAGGGGATTTTCCATTTCTTTAGATTCAAGAAAAGCCGAAAGTTCATGGGCAGAATATTGTAATAGCGCAATAGCTTGTGTAAGCTCTTGCGTCAATGCCAATTTCATCGTTTGCTGCTGCCAAAGCCCGGCTTTTATATCCATGCTCATCCCCCCTCCGAGATTTCAGGGCAACTTATCCATCCCTTTAGAAAGCGGTTACAAAAAAATCGAACTTTTATCGCACTTTTTCACTCTACTCTTATTTTATAATAAGGAAAGCAAATGTAGTATGATAAAATAATGCACTTTTTTGGACATACTAATTTAAGAGAAAATAAAAACCCCTTCCCCAAATCAGGAAAGAGGTTTGCTAGCGCCCTCGGCAGGAATCGAACCCACATTTCAAGAACCGGAATCTTGCGTGCTATCCGTTGCACCACGAGGGCAGAATTAAGAAGGTTTGTCTTATTTTCATTAGCGTTACGATTACATATTATATGACATGTTTTCATACTTTGCAAGTACAGATTGTGTTTAAAAAGTTATACATTGGGTATGATGGAATACGGAGGTTTTTCAAGAGAAGTCTGTCGAATGATCCGCAAAGATGTGAATGCGAATTGTTTGACCTTTATTGACCATTAATGTATGATAACAATACATACTATTTCTTCTGTTGGAAGAACCTTGAACAGAAATGTATGTCATAGAGAGATTAAAGGAGGAAGAGCAAATATGAATTTAATTCCTACAGTTATTGAGCAAACTAACAGGGGAGAGCGTGCATACGACATTTACTCCCGCCTTCTAAAAGACCGTATTATTATGCTTGGAACCCCAATTGATGATTATGTAGCAAACTCAATTGTTGCCCAGCTGTTGTTCCTTGAAGCTGAAAACCCTGAAAAAGATATTTCCATCTATATCAACAGCCCCGGCGGAAGCATTACTGCAGGTATGGCCATCTACGATACAATGCAATTTATTAAACCGGACGTGCAAACGATTTGTATCGGAATGGCTGCTTCTATGGGTGCATTCTTATTGGCAGCAGGTACGAAAGGAAAGCGTTATGCATTGCCAAACAGTGAAGTTATGATCCATCAGCCTCTTGGCGGTGCCCAAGGTCAGGCAACAGAAATTGAAATCGCCGCAAAACGGATCTTGTTCCTTCGTGACAAGTTAAATAAAATTCTTTCAGAACGTACCGGACAACCGGTTGAAGTCATCGCAAAAGATACTGACCGCGATAACTTCATGACTGCCCAACAGGCGCTTGAATATGGATTAGTCGACCACATCATTTCAAGAAATTCTCTTGAAGATAATAGCAAAAAATAATATGAACAGCGGGAGCTCCTGCGGAGGACGGACGCTGAAGCTTGGCAAAACGGAAAAAAACCTCGCAAAAGAAGCGAGGTTTTTTCATTCTTCTTGCTGAATATAGTTGGCCAGCTCTTTAATGGCCTCCTGTTCGTCATTGCCATCTACAATGAGAGTAACAACAGATCCGCTAGTTACCGCGAGGCTCATCAGCCCCATGATGCTTTTTGCATTCACCTTTTTCCCGTCTTTCTCCAAATATATGTCTGATGAAAAACGATTTGCTTTTTGAACAAACAACGCTGCCGGGCGTGCTTGTAAGCCCGTTCTCAACATGACTTTCACCTGTTTCTCCACCATCACAATTCCTCCCTTTAATTAAACGTTTAACCACCAGTCCTTTCGCGTTAACGCTGCAGGGGCCTGGGCCTTTACAATTTGGATATCGGCTCACCCGCACGCAATTTTTCGGCGATTTCATCGATTTTTCTTAACCGGTGATTAATGCCCGATTTACTGATTGTTCCGCCAGAAACCATTTCCCCTAATTCCTTTAGCGTTATATCCTGATGGGCAATCCGAAGTTCAGCTATTTCCCTCAATTTTTCTGGCAACACGTGTAGCCCGACTGTTTGGTCAATGAAACGAATATTTTCCACTTGCCTAAGAGCGGCTCCGATTGTTTTATTTAAGTTAGCTGTTTCACAATTGACGAGGCGGTTCACCGAATTTCTCATATCCCTGACGATCCGGATATCCTCGAATCTTAATAAGGCATTATGGGCGCCGATAATGTTCAGAAATTCGGTAATTTTTTCTGCTTCTTTTAAATACGTAATAAATCCTTTTTTGCGTTCAAGTGTTTTGCTGTTAAGGTCAAACGTATTCATCAGTTCAGATAATGAGTCATTATGCTCTTTATATAATGAAAAGATTTCTAGGTGATAGGAAGAGGTCTCAGGATTATTCACCGATCCTCCGGCAAGGAAAGCCCCTCTCAGATAAGAGCGCTTACAACATTTCTTTTTTACAAGTTCTTCGGATATATCATGAACAAATGTAAAGCCTTCTCCTAATATTTTTAAGTCTTCTAATATGTCTTTTGCCTTGTCCGATAGCCGAACAATGTATACATTATTCTTTTTCAAACGCATTTTCTTGCGGACAAGAAGTTCGATTTGAGCATTGTAGCTTCGTTTGATTAATATATAAATTCTTCTTGCGATCGCTGCATTTTCAGTTTGAATATCAACTACGAGCTTTCGATTGGAA
The window above is part of the Bacillus methanolicus genome. Proteins encoded here:
- the clpP gene encoding ATP-dependent Clp endopeptidase proteolytic subunit ClpP, with the translated sequence MNLIPTVIEQTNRGERAYDIYSRLLKDRIIMLGTPIDDYVANSIVAQLLFLEAENPEKDISIYINSPGGSITAGMAIYDTMQFIKPDVQTICIGMAASMGAFLLAAGTKGKRYALPNSEVMIHQPLGGAQGQATEIEIAAKRILFLRDKLNKILSERTGQPVEVIAKDTDRDNFMTAQQALEYGLVDHIISRNSLEDNSKK
- the rpoN gene encoding RNA polymerase factor sigma-54; this encodes MDIKAGLWQQQTMKLALTQELTQAIALLQYSAHELSAFLESKEMENPLLQIEDNNIRAIDPQVDRWKPKGKKIDKDEKNWIEQIGEKVVALDEYLLSQLNMKEVTPGQKKVISYLIQCIDENGYLIADLEEVSAHFQISSAEVQLCVNLLQDLEPDGIGAGSLRECLLIQLRKKEQKDLLAEKIVDEYFLLFADKKWKDLAKKLEVDIKEIQRVFDCLQSLNPRPGAIFHHEKPAYIIPDVIIDREGNNLAVKVFDDAVPKVRFNETYYKQLVTYKNPEVSRFLQEKQQDYHWLIKSLEQRKETLLKVGLKIAEKQQDFFHKGPQFLKPMTMKELSDELGIHESTVSRAVRGKFAQTPYGMLELKSFFTSTIQTVSNESASSSQVKSMISRYIAEENKQNPLSDQEIAQILEDREGIIVSRRTVAKYRDRLGIPSSSKRKRYE
- a CDS encoding glutaredoxin family protein, whose translation is MQKIVFYTRKKCPLCDKAKRVLQEIQNEYPFELEEVDIDESDALTEKYGLMIPVVEIAGEAVQYGHVDKMFIFNRLQEKTSD
- a CDS encoding HPr family phosphocarrier protein, with product MVEKQVKVMLRTGLQARPAALFVQKANRFSSDIYLEKDGKKVNAKSIMGLMSLAVTSGSVVTLIVDGNDEQEAIKELANYIQQEE
- a CDS encoding sugar-binding transcriptional regulator, which gives rise to MDSLLDIQKRLLPDLLNVMQKRYHILHYINLMQPVGRRSLAISLGMTERVLRSEVEFLKDQNLISVTGVGMSLTADGKNLLEKLESIMRGVIGIDKLEKQLQQQLKIRKVVIVSGDSDQSPWVKTELGRACANCMRKLLEGKNIIAVTGGTTMATVADMLTPDFGEKDILFVPARGGIGEDVKNQANTICAKMAENTGTRHRVLYVPDQVSEEMYISIMKDPLINEVLGLIKSANMVVHGIGDAITMAERRKTSEQDLQLIKQRKAVGEAFGYYFNEAGEVVHKVSTIGLQLADLSTIDNVIAVAGGASKAKAIRAYMKQAPSSTILITDEGVAKQLVKELNL
- the whiA gene encoding DNA-binding protein WhiA — encoded protein: MSFASETKKELTNLEIKDCCAKAELSALIRMNGSLSFSNRKLVVDIQTENAAIARRIYILIKRSYNAQIELLVRKKMRLKKNNVYIVRLSDKAKDILEDLKILGEGFTFVHDISEELVKKKCCKRSYLRGAFLAGGSVNNPETSSYHLEIFSLYKEHNDSLSELMNTFDLNSKTLERKKGFITYLKEAEKITEFLNIIGAHNALLRFEDIRIVRDMRNSVNRLVNCETANLNKTIGAALRQVENIRFIDQTVGLHVLPEKLREIAELRIAHQDITLKELGEMVSGGTISKSGINHRLRKIDEIAEKLRAGEPISKL
- the gap gene encoding type I glyceraldehyde-3-phosphate dehydrogenase, whose translation is MAIKVGINGFGRIGRMVFRAALNNPNVEVVAVNDLTDANMLAHLLKYDSVHGRLDQEVSVDGDNLVVGGKKVKVLAERDPAQLGWGDLGVEVVVESTGRFRKRADAAKHLDAGAKKVIISAPASDEDITIVMGVNHDKYDPANHHIISNASCTTNSLAPLAKVLHDKFGIKRGMMTTAHSYTNDQQILDLPHADYRRARAAAENIIPTTTGAAKAVSLVLPELKGKLNGGAIRVPTPNVSLVDLVAELETDVTVEKVNTALKEAAEGELKGILGYSEEPLVSSDYMGNTNSSTIDALSTMVMESRMVKVISWYDNETGYSYRIVDLINYIGQKGL